A DNA window from Gillisia sp. Hel1_33_143 contains the following coding sequences:
- a CDS encoding SDR family oxidoreductase: MDFTKKMLRDDALKGKTIVVTGGGSGLGKAMSTYFLELGANVVITSRDLEKLKNTAEEMRSQTKGKVLPVQCDVRNYEEVEAMVKASVDEFGSVDVLLNNAAGNFISPTERLSAHAFDTIIDIVLKGSKNCTLAFGKHWIDNKEENKTILNIVTTYAWTGSAYVVPSATAKAGVLAMTRSLAVEWAKYGIRSNAIAPGPFPTKGAWDRLLPGDLKEKFDLAKKVPLKRVGEHQELANLAAYLVSDFSAYINGEVVTIDGGEWLKGAGQFNLLEAIPEEMWDQLEAMIRAKKSK; the protein is encoded by the coding sequence ATGGATTTTACAAAAAAAATGCTGAGAGATGACGCTTTAAAAGGCAAAACCATTGTTGTAACCGGCGGAGGTAGCGGATTAGGTAAAGCTATGAGCACCTATTTTCTTGAACTTGGAGCCAATGTGGTAATTACTTCACGAGACCTGGAAAAACTAAAAAATACTGCAGAAGAGATGAGATCTCAAACTAAGGGAAAGGTTTTACCTGTACAATGTGATGTTCGTAATTATGAAGAGGTTGAAGCTATGGTAAAAGCCTCTGTAGATGAATTTGGATCTGTAGATGTACTTTTAAACAATGCAGCTGGAAACTTTATCTCGCCCACAGAACGTTTGAGCGCTCATGCTTTCGATACCATTATAGACATAGTTCTTAAAGGAAGTAAAAACTGCACACTAGCCTTCGGAAAGCATTGGATAGACAATAAAGAGGAGAATAAAACTATACTTAACATCGTTACTACTTACGCATGGACGGGTTCTGCATATGTAGTTCCAAGTGCAACTGCTAAAGCAGGAGTTTTAGCCATGACACGTTCTTTAGCGGTAGAATGGGCGAAATATGGTATTAGATCTAACGCTATTGCTCCAGGACCTTTCCCAACTAAAGGAGCTTGGGATAGATTACTGCCTGGAGACTTAAAAGAGAAGTTCGATCTTGCTAAAAAAGTGCCGTTAAAACGTGTTGGAGAGCATCAGGAATTGGCTAATCTAGCTGCATACTTGGTTTCAGACTTTTCTGCCTATATAAATGGTGAAGTTGTAACTATAGATGGCGGCGAATGGCTGAAAGGTGCAGGACAGTTCAATTTATTGGAAGCCATCCCGGAAGAAATGTGGGATCAGCTGGAAGCAATGATCCGCGCTAAGAAAAGTAAATAA
- a CDS encoding methylmalonyl-CoA mutase subunit beta yields MSQPLFQEFEEVSAKQWKQKIQVDLKGADYNEKLVFKSRDGIHIKPFYNAEDVEKTFSINSPKNWQICEKIFVVSEEKSNKRALEVLTKGAESLWFIISSEKTDFQKLFKDISLKDTPIYLNFEFLPESTFEELLTFISGTDHQIRLHIDIVGNFARSGNWYFDLKKDHEILSKIVSKSADFKSVLSVDSGLYQNAGATIPQELAYALAHANEYLNHFSENKDLEIDFIVASGTNYFFEIAKIRALRILYASLASEYGINEKCYVLAQPTKRDKTLYDFNVNLLRTTTQTMSAVLGGADAVYNMPYDAIYHKNNEFGDRIARNQLLILKTESYFDKVSNAAEGAYYIESLTQQFAEKALEIFKEIEAGGGFLKELKEGIIQRKIAESAKLEQEKFDKGELVLIGTNKYENPEDKMKADLELFPFLKMNPRKTLISPILERRLSERSEQERLEKE; encoded by the coding sequence ATGAGTCAGCCTTTATTTCAGGAATTTGAAGAGGTTTCTGCCAAACAATGGAAGCAAAAGATCCAAGTTGATTTAAAAGGAGCAGATTATAACGAGAAGCTTGTTTTTAAAAGTAGAGATGGCATTCATATAAAACCATTTTATAATGCTGAAGATGTTGAAAAAACATTCAGTATAAATTCTCCAAAGAATTGGCAGATCTGTGAAAAGATCTTCGTGGTTTCAGAAGAAAAAAGTAATAAAAGGGCTCTTGAAGTACTTACCAAAGGTGCCGAAAGTTTATGGTTTATCATTTCTTCTGAGAAGACAGATTTTCAGAAGTTATTCAAAGATATCTCTCTTAAAGATACTCCTATCTACTTAAATTTTGAGTTTTTACCAGAGAGCACTTTTGAGGAGTTGCTTACTTTTATAAGCGGTACAGATCATCAAATAAGACTTCATATTGATATTGTTGGAAATTTTGCCCGTTCGGGGAATTGGTACTTTGATCTTAAAAAAGATCACGAAATCTTATCTAAGATCGTATCAAAATCAGCTGATTTTAAATCAGTGCTGAGCGTAGATTCTGGTTTATACCAAAATGCAGGTGCCACTATTCCACAAGAATTGGCTTATGCTCTAGCTCATGCAAATGAATACCTAAATCATTTTTCAGAAAATAAAGATCTGGAGATCGATTTTATTGTGGCTTCCGGAACCAATTATTTCTTTGAGATCGCCAAGATCAGAGCACTTCGTATTTTATATGCCAGCTTGGCTTCAGAATATGGTATCAATGAAAAATGTTATGTATTGGCTCAACCTACAAAACGAGACAAGACCTTATACGATTTTAATGTAAACCTACTTAGAACCACCACACAGACAATGAGCGCTGTACTTGGAGGTGCAGATGCTGTCTACAATATGCCTTATGATGCAATTTATCATAAGAATAATGAGTTTGGAGATAGAATAGCTAGAAATCAGTTACTTATTTTAAAGACTGAAAGCTATTTTGATAAAGTTTCCAACGCTGCAGAAGGAGCTTATTATATAGAAAGTTTGACTCAGCAATTTGCAGAAAAAGCCTTGGAAATATTTAAAGAAATTGAAGCTGGAGGTGGATTTTTAAAAGAATTGAAGGAAGGGATCATTCAAAGAAAAATAGCTGAAAGTGCTAAATTGGAGCAAGAGAAATTTGACAAAGGTGAATTAGTGCTGATAGGCACCAACAAATATGAGAATCCTGAAGATAAAATGAAGGCGGATTTAGAATTGTTTCCATTTTTGAAGATGAATCCTAGAAAAACCTTGATCTCTCCAATTTTAGAGAGAAGATTATCAGAAAGATCTGAACAAGAGCGATTAGAAAAAGAGTAA
- a CDS encoding c-type cytochrome — MRLILSLFIMVLIVGCKSDENKNDNTEKIVIGDKPKSTTTSTQNEYPQGKEVYNNLCATCHLPSGKGIAGSFPPLDGSNWLTEKRAESIHAVKYGLNGPIVVNDVEYNNVMAPMGLTDQEVADVLNYTMSSWGNTNDNPITLEEVKAVKE; from the coding sequence ATGAGATTAATATTAAGTCTTTTTATAATGGTATTGATCGTTGGATGCAAATCAGACGAGAATAAGAATGATAACACAGAAAAAATAGTAATTGGAGACAAACCTAAATCTACAACTACTTCCACTCAAAATGAATATCCACAGGGAAAAGAAGTTTATAATAATCTATGCGCTACCTGCCACTTACCATCAGGAAAAGGTATTGCTGGTAGCTTTCCACCACTAGACGGCTCTAATTGGTTAACAGAAAAAAGAGCTGAAAGTATACATGCGGTTAAATATGGCTTAAATGGGCCTATAGTAGTAAATGATGTAGAATATAATAACGTAATGGCCCCAATGGGTCTTACAGATCAGGAAGTAGCAGACGTGCTTAATTATACCATGAGTTCTTGGGGAAATACCAACGATAACCCTATCACTCTAGAAGAAGTAAAAGCTGTGAAAGAGTAA
- the udk gene encoding uridine kinase translates to MLIIGIAGGTGSGKTTVVRQILDELNNDEVDVISQDSYYQDTSHLPMEERKKINFDHPKSIDFDLLVSHLKDLKAGKTIEQPVYSFKDHNRTGETVTTQPKKVIIVEGILILTHTDIRDMFDIKIYVHADSDERLIRRLKRDINDRGRDLEEVLWRYQTTLKPMHQQFIEPTKEFADIIIPTNRYNTVAVDIVQTIIKERLG, encoded by the coding sequence ATGTTAATTATAGGAATTGCTGGTGGAACCGGAAGTGGTAAAACTACCGTGGTTAGACAAATTTTAGATGAATTGAATAATGATGAAGTTGATGTAATTTCTCAAGATTCATATTATCAGGATACCAGCCATCTGCCAATGGAGGAACGAAAAAAGATAAATTTTGATCATCCAAAATCTATAGATTTTGATCTTTTAGTCTCTCATTTAAAAGATCTGAAAGCAGGCAAAACCATCGAACAACCTGTATATTCTTTTAAAGATCATAACCGTACAGGTGAGACAGTGACTACACAGCCAAAAAAGGTAATCATAGTTGAAGGAATTCTGATTCTTACTCATACAGACATCAGAGATATGTTCGATATTAAAATATACGTGCATGCAGATAGTGATGAGCGTCTAATTAGAAGACTAAAAAGAGATATTAATGATCGCGGTAGAGATCTGGAAGAAGTACTTTGGCGTTACCAGACAACATTAAAACCTATGCATCAACAATTTATTGAGCCAACCAAAGAATTTGCAGATATTATAATTCCTACCAATAGATACAATACGGTGGCGGTAGATATCGTTCAAACCATCATTAAAGAGAGATTGGGTTAA
- a CDS encoding ParB/RepB/Spo0J family partition protein, translated as MAKATKKQALGRGLSALLKDPEQDIKSAEDKNADKLVGHIVELELTSIEVNPFQPRTSFNEDSLRELASSIKELGVIQPITVRKLEFNKYQLVSGERRFRASKLIGLETVPAYIRIANDQESLEMALVENIQRQDLDPIEISLSYQRLIDEINLTQEQLSERVGKNRSTIANYLRLLKLDPIIQTGMRDGFLSMGHGRALINIEDPQLQLDIYEKILEKSLSVRDTEKLVRELSGNSIEKPTPKAKPLPQEFKKGIKEFSDYLGAKVDVKVAAKGKGKLIIPFTSEEDFNRLKKLIQGEA; from the coding sequence ATGGCGAAAGCTACTAAAAAACAAGCGTTAGGAAGAGGCCTTTCAGCATTACTGAAAGATCCTGAACAAGATATAAAATCTGCAGAAGATAAGAATGCAGATAAACTGGTAGGGCATATTGTAGAATTGGAACTAACTTCTATAGAAGTAAACCCATTTCAGCCTAGAACCAGCTTTAATGAAGATTCTCTTAGAGAATTAGCTTCTTCTATTAAAGAATTAGGGGTAATTCAACCAATAACGGTAAGAAAATTAGAGTTTAATAAATATCAATTAGTTTCAGGAGAACGAAGATTCAGGGCTTCTAAATTAATTGGACTTGAAACAGTTCCTGCTTACATTAGAATAGCGAACGATCAGGAATCTTTGGAGATGGCCTTGGTAGAAAATATCCAACGTCAAGATCTTGATCCTATAGAAATTTCACTTTCATATCAGAGATTGATAGATGAGATCAATCTTACCCAAGAGCAATTAAGCGAGCGTGTTGGAAAGAATAGATCTACTATTGCTAACTACTTGAGATTATTAAAGTTAGACCCTATCATTCAAACCGGAATGAGAGATGGATTTCTATCTATGGGGCATGGAAGAGCCTTGATAAATATTGAAGATCCACAACTACAATTAGACATTTACGAGAAGATCTTAGAGAAATCTTTGTCTGTAAGAGATACCGAAAAATTGGTGCGTGAACTTAGTGGAAACTCTATAGAAAAACCCACTCCAAAAGCGAAACCACTTCCACAGGAATTCAAAAAAGGAATTAAAGAATTCTCCGATTATCTTGGCGCTAAAGTAGACGTGAAGGTTGCCGCCAAAGGAAAAGGGAAATTAATAATACCTTTTACTTCCGAAGAAGATTTTAACCGACTTAAAAAATTAATTCAGGGTGAAGCTTAA
- the scpA gene encoding methylmalonyl-CoA mutase, producing the protein MPRKNLQNITLKSSVSSETKNSDNSKVFKTAEEIDLKPTYSAMDIENAEHLNFAAGIPPFLRGPYSTMYVSRPWTIRQYAGFSTAEESNAFYRRNLAAGQKGLSVAFDLPTHRGYDSDHERVVGDVGKAGVAIDSVEDMKILFDQIPLDKMSVSMTMNGAVLPIMAFYIVAAEEQGVDRKDLSGTIQNDILKEFMVRNTYIYPPTPSMKIISDIFEYTSQNMPKFNSISISGYHMQEAGATCDIELAYTLADGLEYIRKGLEAGMDIDSFAPRLSFFWGIGMNHFMEIAKMRAARMLWSKLVKQFNPKNEKSLALRTHSQTSGWSLTEQDPFNNVARTCIEAAAAAFGGTQSLHTNALDEAIALPTDFSARIARNTQLFLQQETKITKTVDPWAGSFYVESLTNDIAQKAWKLIEEVEELGGMTKAIEAGIPKLRIEEAAATKQARIDSETDIIVGNNKYRLEKEDPLVTLEVDNQTVRIQQVDRLKQIREDRNSEKVNKALEALTDAAEKENGNLLALAVEASRERATLGEISDALEKVYGRYKAKIQSFSGVYSKEMKDNESFKKARELANKFAEQDGRRPRIMVAKMGQDGHDRGAKVVATGYADLGFDVDIGPLFQTPAEAAKQAIENDVHILGVSSLAAGHKTLVPQVIEELKKHDREDIMVIVGGVIPSQDYQFLFDAGAVAVFGPGTKISEAAIQLLEILIEEE; encoded by the coding sequence ATGCCTAGAAAAAATCTTCAAAATATCACTTTAAAGAGTTCGGTTTCTAGCGAAACTAAAAATTCTGATAACTCTAAAGTTTTTAAAACCGCAGAAGAGATCGATTTAAAACCGACCTATTCCGCAATGGATATAGAAAATGCAGAGCATTTAAATTTTGCTGCAGGAATTCCTCCTTTCTTAAGAGGACCTTATAGCACCATGTATGTGAGCAGACCTTGGACCATTCGCCAATACGCAGGTTTTTCTACCGCAGAAGAAAGCAATGCTTTTTATAGAAGAAATTTAGCTGCAGGGCAAAAAGGACTTTCAGTAGCTTTTGATCTTCCTACGCATAGAGGTTATGATAGCGATCATGAACGCGTGGTAGGAGATGTTGGAAAAGCAGGTGTTGCCATAGATTCTGTGGAAGATATGAAAATCTTATTCGATCAGATCCCATTAGATAAAATGTCTGTATCTATGACTATGAATGGAGCGGTACTTCCTATCATGGCCTTTTATATAGTGGCGGCAGAAGAACAAGGTGTAGATAGAAAAGACCTTTCAGGAACCATTCAAAATGATATTCTAAAAGAATTTATGGTGCGTAATACTTATATCTACCCACCTACTCCTTCTATGAAGATCATTTCAGACATTTTTGAGTACACTTCTCAAAACATGCCAAAATTCAATAGTATTAGTATCTCCGGATACCATATGCAAGAGGCCGGTGCAACTTGTGACATTGAACTTGCTTATACCCTTGCGGATGGATTGGAATATATCAGAAAAGGATTAGAAGCCGGAATGGATATAGACAGCTTTGCTCCTCGTCTTTCTTTTTTCTGGGGAATTGGAATGAACCATTTTATGGAGATCGCCAAAATGAGAGCTGCGCGTATGTTATGGTCGAAATTGGTAAAACAATTCAACCCAAAAAACGAAAAATCTTTAGCACTTAGAACGCATTCACAAACCAGCGGATGGAGTTTAACAGAGCAAGATCCTTTTAACAACGTTGCCAGAACCTGCATTGAAGCAGCTGCGGCAGCCTTTGGAGGAACTCAAAGTTTACACACCAATGCCTTAGATGAAGCTATTGCTTTACCTACAGATTTCTCTGCACGTATTGCAAGAAATACTCAGTTATTTCTTCAGCAAGAAACCAAGATCACTAAAACAGTAGATCCCTGGGCTGGAAGTTTTTATGTTGAAAGTCTAACTAACGATATTGCTCAAAAAGCCTGGAAACTTATAGAAGAAGTGGAAGAACTTGGTGGAATGACCAAGGCCATTGAAGCTGGAATTCCTAAATTGAGAATTGAAGAAGCTGCAGCTACCAAACAAGCCAGAATAGATAGCGAAACCGATATTATTGTAGGTAATAACAAATACAGACTTGAAAAGGAAGACCCATTGGTTACACTTGAAGTAGACAACCAAACGGTAAGAATTCAGCAAGTTGATAGATTAAAACAAATTCGAGAAGATCGAAATTCAGAGAAAGTAAATAAAGCCTTAGAAGCTTTAACCGATGCTGCTGAAAAAGAAAATGGAAATTTATTAGCTTTAGCAGTAGAAGCATCTAGAGAAAGAGCCACTTTAGGTGAAATAAGTGATGCCCTAGAAAAAGTATATGGCAGATATAAAGCCAAAATTCAATCTTTTAGCGGAGTTTATTCTAAAGAGATGAAAGACAACGAGTCCTTTAAAAAAGCAAGAGAGCTTGCCAATAAGTTTGCTGAGCAAGATGGTAGACGTCCAAGAATAATGGTAGCCAAAATGGGACAAGACGGTCATGATCGTGGCGCTAAAGTGGTAGCAACCGGTTATGCAGATCTTGGTTTTGATGTGGATATCGGGCCGCTATTCCAAACCCCTGCAGAAGCTGCGAAGCAAGCTATAGAAAATGACGTTCACATTTTAGGCGTATCTTCTTTAGCTGCAGGACATAAGACTTTAGTACCTCAAGTAATTGAAGAACTAAAAAAACACGACAGAGAAGATATCATGGTAATAGTTGGAGGGGTAATTCCTTCTCAAGATTATCAGTTTTTATTCGATGCAGGAGCAGTTGCTGTATTTGGGCCGGGTACGAAAATTAGCGAAGCAGCAATTCAATTATTAGAAATTCTTATAGAAGAAGAATAA
- the lepB gene encoding signal peptidase I — protein sequence MTFTQWFIFFLIVQVIHFLGTWKLYVKAGRKAWEAAIPVYNAVVLMKIINRPWWWTILLFVPIVNLIMFPVIWVETIRSFGKNSTLDTVLVIATLGFYIYYINYIEDVTYIEERSLQPKTSTGEWISSILFAVIAATIVHTYLIQPFTIPTSSLEKTLLVGDFLFVSKFHYGARTPMTAVAFPMVHDTLPFVNTKSYLSKPQIPYFRFPGFEDIERSDIVVFNWPVDTMRYMTTTDKYYYKPIDKKTNYVKRAVGVAGDSLQIKDGKVFINSKPLNLPGRARLQTSYIGKTKDQPLNPRVMYQLYGVTDPYRYDQNSNTFWINLTDGEFEKFKNDPNVASVQRVINPAGNKDRSVFPQSEDNNWNQDNFGPIFIPKAGTTTPLTIKTLPLYKRIIEVYEGSEMGITNKLSTNGTQVLLNGTPTNSYTFQQDYYWMMGDNRHNSLDSRYFGYVPFNHVVGKPVFIWMSWDTNASGLDKIRWNRLFTTVKGDSDPVSYLPYAAIIVAIGLGFSYFKKRRDA from the coding sequence ATGACATTTACACAATGGTTTATATTTTTCCTGATAGTTCAGGTTATTCATTTTTTAGGAACATGGAAACTATACGTTAAAGCAGGAAGAAAAGCCTGGGAAGCGGCAATACCGGTATACAATGCTGTAGTTCTAATGAAGATCATTAACAGGCCTTGGTGGTGGACAATTCTTTTATTTGTGCCTATTGTAAATCTAATTATGTTCCCGGTTATTTGGGTAGAAACCATTAGAAGCTTTGGAAAGAACTCTACGCTAGATACTGTTCTTGTAATTGCTACCCTAGGATTCTATATATACTACATAAACTATATTGAAGATGTTACTTATATTGAGGAAAGAAGTCTTCAGCCTAAGACCAGCACAGGAGAATGGATAAGCTCTATACTATTTGCTGTTATTGCTGCAACAATTGTTCATACTTATTTAATTCAACCCTTTACCATTCCAACTTCTTCATTGGAAAAAACGTTATTGGTTGGAGATTTTCTATTTGTAAGTAAATTTCATTACGGTGCCAGAACCCCTATGACGGCAGTTGCTTTTCCCATGGTTCACGATACTTTACCATTTGTAAATACTAAATCATACCTCTCTAAACCTCAAATCCCTTATTTCAGATTTCCCGGATTTGAAGATATAGAGCGATCAGATATTGTTGTTTTCAACTGGCCAGTAGATACTATGAGATACATGACCACTACAGATAAGTACTACTATAAGCCTATAGATAAGAAAACAAATTATGTAAAAAGAGCTGTTGGTGTAGCAGGAGATTCGCTACAGATCAAAGACGGGAAAGTATTTATAAATTCCAAGCCCTTAAACCTACCGGGAAGAGCAAGATTACAAACTTCTTATATTGGAAAAACCAAAGATCAGCCTTTAAATCCACGCGTTATGTATCAATTATATGGAGTTACAGATCCATATCGATATGATCAAAACAGCAATACATTTTGGATAAATCTAACAGATGGAGAATTTGAGAAATTTAAGAACGATCCCAATGTAGCCAGCGTACAAAGAGTCATTAATCCTGCAGGTAATAAAGATCGCTCTGTGTTCCCTCAAAGCGAAGATAATAATTGGAATCAAGATAACTTCGGACCTATTTTCATTCCAAAAGCAGGAACTACTACTCCCCTTACTATAAAAACCCTACCATTATATAAAAGAATTATTGAAGTATATGAAGGTTCTGAAATGGGAATTACCAATAAACTGTCCACAAATGGAACGCAGGTACTATTAAACGGTACTCCTACAAATTCTTATACCTTTCAGCAGGATTATTACTGGATGATGGGAGATAACCGCCACAACAGCTTAGATAGCCGTTATTTTGGATATGTACCCTTTAATCATGTGGTTGGAAAACCTGTATTTATATGGATGAGTTGGGACACTAACGCTAGTGGGTTAGATAAGATTCGTTGGAATAGATTATTTACTACCGTTAAAGGAGATTCAGATCCTGTTTCTTATTTACCATATGCCGCCATTATAGTAGCAATTGGTCTTGGTTTTAGTTATTTCAAGAAAAGAAGAGACGCTTAG
- the dapB gene encoding 4-hydroxy-tetrahydrodipicolinate reductase, whose protein sequence is MRIALLGYGKMGKTIEGIAEERGHEIVYKIKEDIKNYDFSKVDVAIDFSVPTAAYNNITTCMRHQVPVVSGTTGWLTKYEEAVKICNEENSAFLYASNFSIGVNLFFELNQKLAKMMSPFSDYKVEIEEVHHTHKLDAPSGTAITLAEKIIEHSSKSGWKLDEAGANEIPITAKRIDEVPGTHTIAYNSIIDSIEIKHTAHSRKGFALGAVIAAEWLNGKKGVHSMKDVLSSLS, encoded by the coding sequence ATGAGAATCGCACTTTTAGGCTACGGAAAAATGGGGAAGACCATTGAAGGTATTGCTGAGGAAAGAGGTCATGAAATAGTTTACAAGATCAAAGAAGATATTAAAAATTATGATTTTAGCAAGGTAGATGTTGCAATAGATTTTAGCGTACCTACGGCTGCCTATAACAATATAACCACTTGCATGAGACATCAAGTTCCTGTGGTGAGCGGTACTACCGGTTGGTTAACAAAATACGAAGAAGCTGTGAAGATCTGTAATGAAGAAAATTCTGCATTTTTATACGCTTCAAATTTTAGTATTGGTGTAAATCTATTTTTTGAATTAAATCAAAAATTAGCAAAAATGATGAGTCCTTTTTCTGATTATAAAGTAGAAATAGAAGAAGTTCACCATACGCATAAGCTAGACGCTCCTAGCGGGACAGCTATAACTCTAGCAGAAAAGATCATTGAACATTCTTCCAAAAGTGGATGGAAACTAGATGAAGCAGGAGCCAATGAAATTCCTATTACCGCGAAGAGAATAGATGAAGTGCCTGGAACTCATACCATAGCTTACAATTCTATTATAGATTCTATAGAAATAAAACATACTGCACATTCTAGAAAAGGTTTTGCCTTAGGTGCCGTAATTGCGGCTGAATGGTTGAATGGCAAAAAGGGAGTTCATTCCATGAAAGACGTACTTTCAAGTTTAAGTTAG
- a CDS encoding FtsB family cell division protein: MNLKQLRQKRWFKIISNRYVLLLLIFTFWMLFLDSNSWYIQRELNQKVDELNTNKEYYKKEIAKDKATMESLDDSFELESFARQQYYMKRPNEDIYIIEYDTVN; encoded by the coding sequence ATGAATCTAAAGCAGCTTAGACAAAAAAGATGGTTCAAAATCATTAGTAATAGATACGTTCTGTTGCTTCTGATCTTTACCTTCTGGATGCTTTTTTTAGATAGTAACTCATGGTACATTCAGCGAGAACTCAACCAAAAGGTAGACGAGCTTAATACCAACAAAGAATATTACAAAAAAGAGATCGCTAAAGACAAAGCAACTATGGAAAGTCTGGACGATTCTTTTGAACTAGAAAGCTTTGCAAGGCAACAATATTATATGAAAAGGCCAAATGAAGATATTTACATTATTGAATATGATACTGTAAATTAA
- a CDS encoding DUF5683 domain-containing protein, producing MKLKKLLSLLSLLLAFNFLAAQEDSLSVANTIKEPIVQKDKKEEYKEYNPLAPAKAAFYSAVLPGLGQAYNGKYWKIPIAYAGLGIGIYFYLDNDKQYDRYRDAYKRRLAGFTDDEFSREDGTQRVTNDGLIRAQKVYQRNKEISLLVTVGIYALNIIDANVDAHLQQFNVSEDLSFKPTMNYDRISGKTGYLLSLNYNF from the coding sequence GTGAAGCTTAAGAAATTACTTTCGCTACTCTCGCTTTTACTAGCGTTTAATTTTCTTGCAGCTCAGGAAGACTCACTTTCTGTTGCTAATACCATCAAAGAACCTATTGTTCAAAAAGATAAAAAAGAAGAGTATAAAGAATATAATCCTTTAGCACCTGCTAAGGCTGCTTTTTACTCTGCCGTATTACCAGGTTTAGGGCAGGCCTATAATGGAAAATATTGGAAAATTCCTATAGCTTACGCTGGACTAGGGATCGGAATTTATTTCTATTTAGACAATGATAAACAATATGACCGGTATCGAGATGCCTATAAGCGTAGATTAGCAGGTTTTACAGACGATGAATTCTCGAGGGAAGATGGTACGCAACGAGTAACCAATGACGGTTTAATAAGAGCTCAAAAAGTCTACCAGCGTAATAAAGAAATTTCTTTATTGGTAACAGTAGGTATATATGCCTTAAACATAATAGATGCTAACGTAGATGCACACTTACAACAGTTTAATGTAAGCGAAGACCTTTCTTTTAAGCCTACAATGAACTATGATAGAATTTCAGGTAAAACAGGCTACCTATTATCATTAAATTACAACTTTTAG
- a CDS encoding ParA family protein, with product MGKIIAIANQKGGVGKTTTSVNLAASLGVLEKKVLLIDADPQANATSGLGIDVEQVEFGTYQLLEHSIKAEEAIIKTSSPNLDIIPSHIDLVAIEIELVDQDEREYMLKKAITHLKESYDYIFIDCAPSLGLLTLNALTASDSVIIPIQCEYFALEGLGKLLNTIKSVQKIHNKELDIEGLLLTMYDSRLRLSNQVVDEVQKHFNEMVFTTIIQRNVRLSEAPSYGESIINYDAGSKGANNYLSLAHEIIKKNM from the coding sequence ATGGGTAAAATCATTGCTATTGCAAATCAAAAAGGAGGTGTTGGCAAAACTACCACCTCTGTTAACTTAGCAGCCTCTCTTGGGGTTCTTGAAAAAAAGGTATTGTTAATTGATGCCGACCCACAAGCGAATGCTACTTCTGGATTAGGTATTGATGTAGAACAGGTAGAATTTGGAACCTACCAACTTTTGGAACATTCTATCAAAGCGGAAGAAGCTATTATTAAAACCAGTTCTCCTAATTTAGATATCATTCCTTCTCACATAGATCTTGTTGCTATAGAAATAGAACTTGTAGATCAGGACGAGCGTGAATATATGCTTAAAAAAGCTATTACTCACCTAAAAGAGAGTTATGACTATATATTTATTGACTGTGCTCCTTCTTTAGGACTGCTAACTTTAAATGCACTTACCGCTTCAGATTCGGTGATCATTCCAATTCAGTGTGAATATTTTGCATTAGAAGGGTTGGGCAAACTATTGAACACTATTAAAAGTGTTCAAAAAATTCACAATAAAGAATTAGATATAGAGGGCTTATTGTTAACTATGTACGACTCTCGACTTAGACTATCAAATCAAGTAGTAGATGAAGTGCAGAAACATTTTAATGAAATGGTTTTCACTACAATCATCCAGCGAAATGTACGTTTAAGTGAAGCACCAAGTTACGGGGAAAGTATTATCAATTATGACGCTGGTAGCAAAGGAGCAAATAATTATTTGAGCCTTGCCCATGAAATCATAAAGAAAAACATGTAG